The following coding sequences are from one Pararge aegeria chromosome W unlocalized genomic scaffold, ilParAegt1.1 SUPER_W_unloc_3, whole genome shotgun sequence window:
- the LOC120636820 gene encoding uncharacterized protein LOC120636820, with protein sequence MLYIPRTDKIEGYQDHGSQGRSQQIASHALVFMLVGLRKRWKQPIAHYFSGESVTADRLQAIIKEVLSECYLNNLIVVATVCDMDGVNVRAINSLGSTLSGVPRVLSFSKPSYLKDKFNSKFFTEAGLAKWKHIQDFFKVDNKNSNFVFAPALTEQHINPNGKQKMKVKLAAQVLSHSVAAALFAKVSSSKLLIY encoded by the exons ATGTTATATATTCCAAGAACAGACAAGATTGAAGGATACCAGGATCATGGTTCCCAAGGTAGAAGCCAACAAATAGCATCACATGCATTGGTTTTTATGTTGGTAGGATTAAGAAAAAGGTGGAAGCAACCAATAGCCCACTATTTCTCAGGAGAATCGGTAACAGCTGATAGACTTCAAGCAATTATTAAAGAG gtattgTCAGAATGTtacttaaacaatttaatagttGTAGCAACAGTGTGTGACATGGATGGAGTAAATGTAAGAGCCATAAATTCCCTAGGGTccacactcagtggcgtgcctagggttttgagttttagcaagcccagttacctaaaggacaaatttaactcg AAATTCTTCACGGAAGCTG GACTGGCAAAATGGAAGCATATCCAAGACTTTTTTAAAGTGGACAATAAAAATTCCAATTTCGTATTTGCACCTGCACTCACAGAACAACATATTAATCCAAATgggaaacaaaaaatgaaagtgAAGTTAGCAGCACAAGTGTTAAGTCATTCGGTTGCTGCAGCATTGTTTGCTAAAGTTTCTTCAAGTAAGTTGCTTATATATTAA
- the LOC120636819 gene encoding uncharacterized protein LOC120636819 — protein MNEEEQREINRICYLYRDIFYSENIPLSFTHTVKHQLRLTDQTPIFVRSYRQPPQERKEIQNQVDNLLKQGIIRESISPWSCPVHIVPKKPDASGKVKWRLVIDYRRLNDRIVEDKYPLPNIYDILDRLGRAQYFTTLDLASGYHQVEMHPDDIEKTAFTTERGHYEFLRMPFGLKNAPSTFQRLMDHILRGIDNVFTYLDDVIIISTSLQEHMEKLKQVFDRFKIHNLKIQLDKSEFLRKHVTFLGHELTDQGLKPNQDKIKAVLNFPLPETQKDIKSFLGLVGYYRKFIKDFAKLTKPMTLCLKKKSKVIHSPEFLECFNKCKQILTNAPILQYPNFDESFILTTDASDVALGAVLSQGKLGSDKPVAYASRTLSDTEARYSTIEKELLAIVWGAVQDNVPADNNDSISDNNSTNDNNVTVRPNILHNPDTESDSMSVVSLDPDNLVSTNYTQPDNENNGIPILSDAIDRQLKQFHIRSTPGSTYRVENRSTNSRTDYVIKHKMQAEAVQECVTAHMAKNKEQVIAKRNQAAEEITFKVGETVYKQVAKTARNDKTKPVFKGPYKIIHFHPNSVAEIIGNHPNSKSIRAHFKLLRRPHLVPGQSSSEPSCSRTERSISVKAYSTEHSLTFILEIPSIQPTTYDYIHIYSLPNNRNLTIIPKSKFLALGSDEYAYLEENCKKIAEDTQLCKALDTRSIEKSEDCIISLIKQKPGNCTHARIHLKRGKLQKIQENTWLIVSNEPEVVKTQCGQKTEYKKLAGTFLANLTEDCQINPDKPTVLYLGQ, from the exons ATGAACGAAGAAGAGCAACGCGAGATAAATAGGATTTGCTACCTTTATAGAGACATTTTCTACTCAGAAAACATTCCACTTTCCTTCACACATACTGTTAAACATCAGCTAAGATTGACAGACCAGACTCCAATTTTTGTTAGAAGTTATAGGCAACCCCCTCAGGAACgcaaagaaatacaaaatcaagtaGATAACCTTTTAAAACAGGGTATTATTCGTGAAAGTATATCTCCATGGTCATGTCCTGTACATATCGTCCCGAAGAAACCAGACGCATCAGGAAAAGTAAAATGGAGGTTAGTCATTGACTATAGAAGGCTAAACGATCGAATAGTAGAAGACAAGTACCCGTTACCTAATATATATGACATACTAGACAGACTAGGACGCGCGCAATATTTTACAACACTTGATTTAGCAAGCGGTTATCATCAGGTGGAAATGCACCCCGATGATATAGAAAAAACTGCTTTTACCACCGAGAGAGGACACTACGAATTTCTTAGGATGCCATTTGGTTTAAAGAATGCACCTAGTACTTTCCAGAGACTTATGGATCACATCCTTAGAGGTATAGATAACGTGTTCACTTACTTAGATGACGTCATAATTATATCTACGTCATTACAGGAACATATGGAAAAGCTCAAACAGGTTTTTGATAGATTTAAAATACACAACCTTAAAATTCAGTTAGATAAGTCGGAATTTTTGCGTAAACACGTCACATTTTTAGGACATGAACTCACTGATCAAGGTCTCAAACCGAACCAAGACAAAATCAAAGCGGTTTTGAATTTTCCATTACCTGAGACACAAAAAGACATTAAGAGCTTTCTAGGACTCGTAGGCTATTACAGAAAGTTTATAAAAGACTTTGCCAAGCTTACTAAACCGATGACCTTATGTCTTAAGAAAAAGAGCAAAGTAATACACTCCCCGGAATTTTTAGAATGTTTCAATAAATGCAAACAAATTTTGACCAATGCACCTATTTTACAGTATCCAAATTTTGACGAGTCTTTTATATTAACAACAGATGCGTCAGACGTAGCCCTTGGTGCAGTATTGTCTCAAGGAAAACTAGGCTCAGATAAGCCAGTGGCATACGCATCAAGAACTCTTTCCGATACAGAAGCCCGATATTCCACCATAGAAAAAGAACTTTTAGCCATCGTCTGG GGAGCAGTACAGGATAACGTACCTGCGGATAATAATGACAGTATTAGCGATAATAATAGCACTAACGACAATAACGTGACAGTTAGACCTAACATATTAcataacccagacactgaatctGACAGTATGAGCGTCGTGTCACTGGACCCTGATAATTTAGTTTCAACAAACTATACCCAGCCTGATAACGAAAATAACGGAATACCAATCTTATCAGATGCTATAGACagacaattaaagcaatttcaTATTAGGTCAACCCCAGGTTCCACATATAGAGTAGAAAATAGGTCAACTAACTCTAGAACG GATTATGTTATCAAACACAAAATGCAAGCCGAAGCTGTACAAGAATGCGTTACGGCGCACATGGCGAAAAACAAGGAGCAGGTAATAGCGAAGCGGAACCAGGCAGCAGAAGAAATAACATTCAAGGTAGGTGAAACAGTTTACAAACAGGTGGCCAAAACAGCGAGAAACGACAAAACCAAACCGGTTTTCAAAGGACCCTATAAAATCATCCATTTTCATCCAAACAGTGTAGCAGAAATTATAGGAAATCACCCTAATTCTAAGTCGATCCGGGCTCACTTCAAACTTCTACGAAGGCCTCATCTTGTTCCAGGACAATCATCCTCGGAGCCTTCGTGTTCCAG GACAGAAAGGTCTATCAGCGTTAAAGCTTATAGTACAGAACATTCGCTAACATTTATACTAGAAATCCCGTCCATTCAACCCACTACATATGATTATATACATATCTACTCCCTACCCAACAACCGTAACCTTACCATTATACCAAAATCCAAATTCCTTGCACTTGGAAGCGATGAGTACGCTTATCTAGAAGAAAACTGCAAGAAGATAGCTGAAGACACCCAGCTCTGCAAAGCATTAGACACGAGATCAATAGAGAAGTCAGAAGATTGCATCATTTCACTCATTAAACAGAAACCTGGTAACTGTACTCATGCTCGTATACACCTGAAACGAGGAAAACTACAGAAGATTCAAGAAAATACATGGCTTATAGTATCAAATGAACCGGAAGTTGTGAAAACGCAGTGCGGCCAGAAAaccgaatataaaaaattagcaGGAACATTCCTCGCCAACCTAACAGAGGACTGTCAAATTAACCCAGATAAGCCTACTGTCCTATATTTAGgacagtag